The proteins below are encoded in one region of Thermosulfurimonas marina:
- the ilvB gene encoding biosynthetic-type acetolactate synthase large subunit, translating to MTGAQMIVEALKREGVEVIFGYPGGAVIDIYDELYRTPEIKHVLVRHEQGAAHAADGYARSTGKVGVCLVTSGPGATNTVTGIATAYMDSIPVVILTGQVPTKLIGNDAFQEVDITGITRPCTKHNFLVKRTEDLPRILRAAFHIARTGRPGPVLVDLPKDVQQGKAEFYWPEEIRLRSYQPVYDPHPRQVEKAYRLLESCTRPVVLVGGGVISSGAHEEVRELAERLHLPVTMTLMGLGGFPGSHPQSLGMLGMHGTYYANMAVANSDLILAVGARFDDRVTGKVDAFAPMAKIIHIDIDPTSIQKNVRVDVPIVGDCKRSLEKLLEIVKEVARPEKIWREQFKEWWEQIEIWKKRYPLSYKQEGEYIKPQFVIEKLYELTRDKAQSGEIIISTEVGQNQMWTAQFYKFDRPRTLITSGGLGTMGFGFPAAIGAQMGHPGKLVVDIAGDGSIQMNIQEMATAMEQGLPVKVIILNNGYLGMVRQWQELFYERRYSAVKFQVIPDFVKLAEAYGALGLRATRPEEVEPVLKQALESDRLTLVDIHIAPEEGVFPMVPAGRATTEMILV from the coding sequence ATGACCGGGGCGCAGATGATCGTGGAGGCCCTGAAACGCGAAGGGGTAGAGGTGATCTTTGGTTATCCCGGAGGGGCGGTGATCGATATCTACGATGAGCTCTACCGCACCCCGGAGATCAAGCACGTCCTGGTCCGCCACGAACAGGGTGCGGCGCATGCCGCCGATGGCTACGCCCGTTCCACCGGGAAAGTGGGGGTGTGCCTGGTGACCTCCGGCCCCGGGGCCACCAACACCGTAACCGGCATCGCCACGGCCTATATGGACTCCATCCCGGTGGTCATCCTCACCGGTCAGGTGCCTACCAAGCTTATCGGAAACGACGCCTTTCAAGAGGTGGATATCACCGGAATCACCCGTCCCTGCACCAAGCATAATTTTCTAGTCAAGCGCACCGAGGACCTTCCCCGTATCTTGCGGGCGGCCTTTCACATCGCCCGCACCGGGCGCCCCGGTCCGGTCCTGGTGGACCTTCCTAAGGATGTCCAGCAGGGCAAAGCGGAGTTCTACTGGCCGGAGGAGATCCGGCTCCGAAGCTACCAGCCGGTCTATGACCCTCATCCCCGTCAGGTGGAAAAGGCTTACCGGCTGCTTGAAAGTTGTACCCGACCGGTGGTCCTGGTAGGAGGGGGGGTAATCTCCTCCGGGGCCCACGAAGAGGTGCGGGAGCTAGCCGAACGCCTCCACCTTCCGGTGACCATGACCCTTATGGGGCTTGGGGGTTTTCCGGGAAGTCATCCCCAGTCCCTAGGAATGCTCGGCATGCACGGTACCTACTACGCCAACATGGCCGTGGCCAACAGCGACCTCATCCTGGCCGTGGGAGCCCGTTTTGACGATCGGGTCACCGGTAAGGTGGACGCCTTTGCCCCTATGGCCAAGATCATCCATATCGACATCGATCCCACCTCTATCCAGAAAAATGTCCGGGTGGATGTACCCATCGTGGGAGACTGCAAACGGTCTCTAGAAAAACTCCTTGAGATCGTAAAAGAGGTGGCCCGCCCGGAAAAGATCTGGCGCGAACAGTTCAAGGAGTGGTGGGAACAGATCGAGATCTGGAAAAAGCGTTATCCCCTCTCTTACAAACAGGAGGGCGAGTACATCAAACCGCAATTCGTGATCGAAAAGCTCTATGAGCTTACCCGGGACAAGGCCCAGAGCGGGGAGATCATTATCTCCACCGAGGTAGGTCAGAATCAGATGTGGACGGCCCAATTTTACAAATTTGACCGCCCCCGAACCCTCATCACCTCCGGGGGACTGGGGACCATGGGTTTTGGCTTTCCGGCAGCCATCGGGGCCCAGATGGGCCATCCCGGAAAACTGGTGGTAGACATCGCTGGAGACGGCTCCATCCAGATGAACATCCAGGAGATGGCCACAGCTATGGAGCAGGGCCTTCCGGTTAAGGTAATCATCCTCAACAACGGCTATCTGGGCATGGTCCGCCAGTGGCAGGAACTTTTTTACGAAAGGAGATATTCGGCGGTCAAATTCCAGGTCATCCCCGACTTCGTGAAATTGGCCGAGGCTTACGGGGCCCTGGGTCTGCGGGCCACCCGGCCGGAAGAGGTGGAACCCGTTTTAAAACAGGCCTTGGAAAGCGACCGTCTCACCCTGGTGGATATCCATATTGCCCCTGAGGAAGGGGTCTTCCCCATGGTGCCCGCCGGAAGGGCTACCACGGAAATGATTTTGGTTTAG
- a CDS encoding urea transporter yields the protein MRDFRHIPRSILNSYAGVLFLSHPGAGLLILLLTLIYPNLGFSALACALAAYGFARILGLKEEFLRLDFYIYNPLLVGLSIGYYFKLCLLSLVFLVLMGIFTFVLTYTLYSLFSYYLRLPILSLPFVLGSLLAALAAYQYSGLFVEGLYPRISLPAPAFPPPLMGFFRALGAIFFLPYPLIGLALFLMLLSFSPILSLLAFLGYFSGTALAIFFTGSASQAFADPGHFNFILVALALGGVFLLPSRRSYLLALLGSAVAFPLTAASQVFWRKFGLPAFALPFNLTTVLFLYTLRLSGSRDLVSYYRGTPEKTLDYHLSLGKRFPTGVWDLELPVSGRWTVWQGPEGQFTHKGPWRQALDLAITDERGRTYRGEGMVLEDYYAYRKPIFSPITGRVITLVDGLPDEPPGSANTDQPWGNHLILYDPRGFYVVLAHFSPGTFRVKEGDWVVKGALLGLCGSSGYAPEPHLHLHVQLQPEIGAQSLPFVFRAYLSDGKFRDFSLPKEGETLEGLPPDKRIRHTMNFLLGEKLIYELLGDNQRLDEVEIRVEMAPDGTFYLTDGRARLYFALKTGAFYFLNFEGSRKSPLYYFLMAAPKIPLGLRPGLSWEDRLPLEIFFPAWRKNLELFLLSLWPQRWRPILRYQALSRLDFEGHLRCNEKTIYTRVRLAEDRGFEKIEMRLSQGYLCIRRLGYEKGV from the coding sequence ATGAGAGACTTCCGTCACATTCCCCGATCGATCCTCAACAGCTATGCCGGGGTCCTCTTTCTCTCTCATCCCGGAGCCGGACTGTTAATCCTTCTCCTTACTTTAATCTATCCCAATCTAGGGTTTTCAGCCCTGGCGTGCGCGCTGGCCGCTTACGGCTTTGCCCGAATACTGGGTCTAAAAGAAGAATTTCTGCGATTGGATTTCTATATTTACAATCCTCTCTTGGTAGGACTTTCTATCGGATATTATTTCAAATTATGTTTGCTTAGTCTTGTTTTTCTCGTCTTAATGGGTATTTTCACCTTTGTGCTCACTTACACCCTCTACAGCCTCTTTTCTTATTATTTGCGACTGCCCATCCTCAGCTTACCTTTTGTCCTGGGAAGTCTTCTGGCTGCCTTGGCGGCTTATCAGTATTCCGGGCTCTTCGTAGAAGGTCTTTATCCTCGGATCTCTCTGCCTGCTCCAGCCTTTCCGCCCCCCCTTATGGGATTTTTTCGGGCCCTAGGAGCCATTTTCTTTTTGCCCTATCCTTTGATAGGTTTGGCCCTCTTCCTCATGCTTCTTTCCTTTTCTCCCATCCTCTCCCTGTTGGCCTTTTTAGGGTATTTTTCCGGTACGGCGTTGGCCATTTTCTTTACCGGATCAGCCTCTCAGGCCTTTGCAGACCCTGGTCATTTTAATTTTATTCTGGTGGCCCTGGCCCTCGGGGGAGTCTTTCTTTTGCCCTCTCGCCGAAGCTATCTTCTGGCCCTCCTGGGCTCGGCGGTAGCTTTTCCCCTTACGGCCGCCTCACAGGTCTTCTGGAGAAAGTTCGGTCTGCCGGCCTTTGCCCTGCCTTTTAACCTCACCACCGTTCTTTTTCTTTATACCTTGAGGCTTTCTGGATCCCGGGATCTGGTCTCCTATTACCGCGGAACTCCGGAAAAGACCTTGGACTATCACCTCAGTCTGGGAAAAAGATTCCCCACAGGAGTTTGGGATCTCGAACTTCCGGTAAGTGGCCGGTGGACGGTTTGGCAAGGTCCGGAGGGGCAGTTTACCCACAAGGGCCCCTGGCGCCAGGCCTTGGATCTGGCTATCACCGATGAAAGGGGTCGCACCTATCGAGGGGAGGGGATGGTCCTAGAAGATTATTATGCCTATCGTAAGCCCATATTCTCCCCGATTACGGGACGGGTGATAACCCTGGTGGATGGCCTTCCAGATGAGCCTCCGGGATCGGCCAACACCGATCAGCCCTGGGGCAATCACCTGATACTTTATGATCCTCGAGGTTTTTATGTGGTGTTGGCCCACTTCAGCCCCGGAACCTTCCGCGTAAAAGAAGGAGACTGGGTAGTTAAAGGGGCTCTTTTGGGGCTTTGCGGAAGTTCGGGCTACGCCCCCGAGCCCCACCTGCATCTTCATGTCCAGCTACAACCGGAAATAGGGGCCCAGAGCCTACCCTTCGTCTTCCGCGCTTATCTTTCGGACGGGAAGTTTCGGGACTTTTCTCTTCCGAAGGAGGGAGAAACCCTGGAGGGCCTCCCTCCGGACAAGCGTATCCGACACACCATGAATTTTCTTTTGGGAGAAAAGCTGATCTATGAGCTTCTGGGAGACAACCAACGGCTAGATGAAGTGGAAATTCGGGTAGAAATGGCCCCGGACGGCACTTTCTACCTTACAGATGGACGGGCCAGGCTTTACTTCGCCCTGAAAACCGGGGCCTTCTATTTCCTGAATTTTGAAGGCTCTCGAAAATCCCCCCTCTACTATTTTTTAATGGCCGCCCCCAAAATCCCTCTGGGGTTGCGCCCGGGGCTTTCCTGGGAGGACCGTCTTCCTCTGGAGATCTTCTTCCCCGCCTGGCGCAAAAATTTAGAACTTTTTCTGCTTTCCCTGTGGCCCCAAAGATGGCGCCCCATTCTTCGTTACCAAGCCCTTTCTCGTCTTGACTTCGAAGGACATCTCCGGTGTAATGAAAAAACAATTTATACTCGGGTGCGATTGGCTGAGGATCGGGGGTTTGAAAAGATAGAAATGCGCCTTTCCCAAGGTTATCTTTGTATAAGGAGGTTAGGCTATGAAAAGGGGGTTTAA
- the ilvN gene encoding acetolactate synthase small subunit, with protein MSERKHTLSVLVENTPGALARIAGLFSGRGFNIDSLCVAETLDPTLSHLTLVTTGDDLIIEQIIKQLRRLVDVYKVVDVTEEGEFVEREMALIKVRAEKETRAEVLRMCDIFRCKVVDVSPRTYTIEVTGPQSKLQAVIELLKPIGIKEIVRTGVIAMRREKKNP; from the coding sequence ATGTCTGAGAGAAAACACACCCTTTCGGTGCTGGTGGAAAATACTCCCGGGGCTCTGGCGCGTATCGCCGGCCTTTTCAGTGGGCGCGGCTTCAATATCGACAGCCTCTGCGTGGCCGAGACCCTGGATCCCACCCTCTCCCATCTCACCCTGGTGACCACCGGGGACGACCTCATTATTGAACAGATCATCAAGCAGCTGCGCCGGCTAGTCGATGTCTACAAAGTGGTGGACGTCACCGAGGAGGGGGAATTCGTGGAGCGGGAGATGGCCCTTATCAAGGTGCGGGCCGAAAAGGAGACCCGGGCTGAAGTGCTCCGTATGTGCGATATCTTCCGGTGCAAGGTGGTAGATGTGAGTCCTCGTACTTACACCATCGAGGTTACCGGACCTCAGAGCAAACTCCAGGCGGTCATCGAGCTCCTCAAACCCATCGGCATCAAAGAAATCGTACGCACCGGCGTAATCGCTATGCGCCGGGAAAAGAAAAACCCTTAA
- a CDS encoding alanine racemase, protein MKKKAYQKPAITKLQVGFLRDKSSTLSSLVRKEIDGVPVKDLLRRYGSPLFVFSEKRLREQIRYARRIFESQYPRVEFSWSYKTNYLDAICRIFHQEGATAEVVSDFEYEKARRLGVPGEKIIFNGPYKPKNILRRAVEEGARINADSLDEILDLEEIASEQGRKLSIGLRINMDTGIYPRWDRFGFNLESGEVLQVAQRIAAGGKLEVVGLHCHQGTFILEPEAYARATEKLLTLARQLEEKFGWNIEYLDLGGGFPSRNRLKGVYLPPEVAVPPLADYAERIGRVLLSRLQPGEYPLLILESGRALVDEAGFLLTTVRAIKRLPTGQRAYVLDAGVNLLFTAFWYSLKVELGDEILGPPEPCVLYGPLCMNIDVVEESILLPPLPRETPLVISPVGAYNITQWMQFITYRPPVVLITEEGHPEIIRKAETLEDIVRLENLPEHLR, encoded by the coding sequence ATGAAGAAAAAAGCCTACCAAAAACCCGCCATCACCAAGCTCCAGGTCGGGTTTTTACGCGACAAGAGCAGCACCCTCTCCAGTTTGGTGCGCAAGGAAATAGACGGAGTTCCGGTAAAGGACCTCCTGCGCCGCTATGGTTCGCCTCTTTTTGTCTTTTCCGAAAAAAGACTGCGAGAACAAATACGCTATGCCCGCCGGATCTTTGAAAGCCAGTATCCTCGGGTGGAATTCAGCTGGTCTTACAAAACCAACTATCTGGATGCCATCTGCCGCATCTTTCATCAGGAAGGGGCCACGGCGGAAGTGGTCTCGGATTTTGAATACGAAAAGGCTCGACGCCTGGGAGTACCGGGAGAGAAGATCATTTTCAACGGCCCTTACAAGCCCAAAAACATCCTGCGCCGGGCGGTAGAAGAAGGCGCCCGCATTAATGCGGATTCTCTAGACGAGATCCTGGACCTGGAAGAAATCGCCTCGGAACAGGGGCGTAAACTCTCCATAGGCCTGCGGATCAATATGGATACGGGAATTTATCCTCGCTGGGATCGGTTCGGCTTCAATCTAGAAAGTGGAGAGGTCCTGCAGGTGGCCCAAAGAATTGCTGCGGGAGGGAAACTAGAAGTGGTGGGGCTCCACTGCCACCAAGGGACCTTTATCCTCGAGCCGGAGGCTTACGCTAGGGCTACGGAAAAGCTTTTGACCTTGGCCCGGCAACTGGAAGAAAAATTTGGCTGGAACATAGAATATCTCGACCTGGGTGGGGGCTTCCCTTCCCGCAATCGCCTAAAGGGAGTCTATCTTCCTCCAGAGGTGGCCGTCCCCCCTTTGGCAGACTATGCTGAACGCATAGGGCGGGTCCTTCTTTCCCGTCTCCAACCGGGCGAGTACCCCCTGCTTATTTTAGAGTCCGGTCGGGCCCTGGTAGATGAAGCCGGGTTCCTCTTGACCACCGTGCGGGCTATAAAGCGTCTGCCCACCGGTCAGCGGGCCTACGTACTGGATGCCGGGGTAAATCTCCTTTTTACGGCCTTCTGGTACAGCCTCAAAGTAGAGCTAGGGGACGAAATTCTGGGGCCGCCGGAACCCTGCGTGCTTTACGGCCCCCTCTGCATGAATATCGATGTGGTAGAGGAATCAATCCTCCTTCCCCCTCTACCCCGGGAAACCCCTCTAGTGATTTCTCCGGTGGGCGCTTACAACATAACCCAATGGATGCAGTTTATTACCTACCGTCCCCCGGTAGTCCTTATCACCGAAGAAGGGCATCCAGAAATTATCCGGAAAGCCGAAACCCTGGAAGACATTGTGCGTCTAGAAAACCTCCCTGAACATCTCCGATGA
- a CDS encoding ATP-grasp domain-containing protein: MVKVAVSGINAVDNPGPGLGIIKGLKEGPRPVSVVGLAYDAMEPGIYLPHLVDRAYLMPYPSEGEAPFLNRLLYIKEKEGLEVVIPSLDAELPLFIDLQAKLSAYGLASFLPTREQFRLRAKDRLPVVAENIGLKSPVSFAVSSQEELLRALTQLRFPVMIKGLFYKALRAYTEAEAFHHFQTIAAEWGYPVIVQEVVEGEEVNVVGLGDGEGGHFGLLAIKKLWITALGKIWTGVTITLPRLLEAAETFVQKYRWRGAFELEVISHEDELYLIEINPRFPAWIYFAVGVGVNLPERLLAAALGEEPERDWNYPAGKLYIRFTDDLVTDLEVFQYMVTRGER; the protein is encoded by the coding sequence ATGGTTAAGGTGGCCGTCTCGGGGATCAACGCGGTAGACAATCCCGGACCGGGGCTGGGGATCATTAAGGGCCTTAAAGAGGGGCCAAGGCCGGTTTCCGTAGTAGGCCTGGCCTACGATGCCATGGAACCCGGGATCTATCTCCCTCACTTGGTAGACCGGGCCTACCTAATGCCTTATCCCTCTGAGGGGGAGGCCCCTTTTTTGAATCGCCTGCTTTATATCAAGGAAAAAGAAGGACTAGAGGTCGTGATTCCGTCCTTAGATGCCGAGCTTCCCCTTTTTATCGATCTTCAGGCAAAGCTTTCGGCTTATGGCCTAGCCAGCTTTTTGCCCACCAGAGAACAATTCCGTCTAAGGGCCAAGGACCGCCTGCCGGTGGTAGCCGAAAACATCGGTCTCAAGAGTCCGGTAAGTTTCGCCGTCTCTTCGCAGGAAGAACTCCTGCGGGCCCTCACTCAGCTCCGATTCCCGGTAATGATCAAAGGTCTATTTTACAAGGCTCTGCGGGCCTACACTGAGGCAGAAGCCTTCCACCACTTTCAGACCATCGCCGCCGAATGGGGTTATCCGGTGATCGTTCAGGAAGTAGTGGAGGGAGAAGAGGTAAATGTAGTAGGGTTGGGTGATGGAGAAGGGGGACATTTCGGACTCCTGGCCATCAAAAAGCTCTGGATTACGGCCCTGGGAAAAATCTGGACCGGAGTAACCATTACCCTTCCCCGGCTGCTAGAGGCCGCGGAGACCTTTGTTCAGAAATATCGGTGGCGAGGGGCTTTTGAATTGGAGGTTATCTCCCACGAAGACGAACTTTATCTCATTGAAATCAACCCTCGGTTCCCGGCCTGGATATACTTTGCCGTAGGAGTAGGGGTCAATCTTCCAGAAAGACTCCTGGCCGCAGCCCTAGGGGAAGAGCCCGAGAGAGACTGGAACTATCCTGCTGGCAAACTCTACATCCGTTTCACCGACGATTTGGTCACCGACCTTGAGGTCTTTCAGTACATGGTGACCCGAGGAGAAAGATGA
- a CDS encoding ferredoxin, whose product MTLIKVVSGVRIYSRNEGQKIQKRRSAMARLVVNQEECIGCGTCVEICPEVFELDENEKSYVKNQEGCQSCDCQEAIDSCPVGAISWEEES is encoded by the coding sequence TTGACTTTGATCAAGGTCGTCTCCGGAGTCCGGATTTATTCTAGAAATGAAGGTCAAAAAATCCAAAAAAGGAGGTCAGCCATGGCTCGCTTGGTGGTCAACCAAGAAGAATGTATCGGTTGCGGAACCTGTGTGGAGATATGCCCGGAAGTCTTCGAACTGGACGAAAATGAAAAGTCCTATGTCAAGAATCAGGAAGGATGCCAGTCCTGTGACTGTCAGGAGGCCATTGACAGTTGTCCGGTAGGAGCCATCTCCTGGGAAGAAGAGTCTTGA
- a CDS encoding tetratricopeptide repeat protein — MRKITLFLWLGIVFSGTTWGLSYETVRQAYYDSYRYEREGRFSEAIRALQVVFRAYPQDYTVNLRLGWLFYRAGRYREAIKHYERALSAQPEAVEPLLGLSLPYLAQRDWSQVEKLMYRVLKIDPFNYYGRLRLSFALRQQGKYAQAEAVCRKMLALYPTDINFLAELALNLYYLGKKEEARRAFRDLSILAPQNPLLKKYFPDQR; from the coding sequence ATGCGAAAAATCACCCTTTTCCTCTGGCTGGGGATAGTTTTTAGCGGCACGACCTGGGGTCTTTCTTATGAAACGGTCCGTCAGGCCTATTACGACTCCTACCGATATGAAAGAGAAGGAAGGTTCAGCGAGGCCATCCGGGCCTTACAAGTCGTATTTCGAGCTTATCCCCAGGATTATACGGTAAATTTGAGGCTGGGCTGGCTTTTTTATCGGGCCGGGCGCTATCGCGAAGCCATCAAACATTACGAAAGAGCCCTTTCGGCCCAACCGGAGGCTGTAGAGCCTCTTTTAGGATTGAGTTTGCCTTATTTAGCCCAAAGAGATTGGTCTCAAGTGGAAAAACTCATGTATCGGGTCCTCAAAATCGACCCCTTCAATTATTATGGCCGTTTACGCTTAAGCTTCGCCTTAAGGCAACAGGGGAAGTATGCCCAAGCGGAGGCTGTGTGCCGGAAGATGTTGGCTCTTTATCCTACCGATATAAATTTCCTGGCCGAATTGGCCCTAAATCTCTACTACTTGGGGAAAAAAGAAGAGGCTCGAAGGGCCTTTAGAGATTTATCTATCTTGGCTCCCCAAAATCCCTTGCTTAAAAAGTACTTCCCAGACCAAAGATAA
- a CDS encoding YdcH family protein, with protein sequence MDKELVKQYAERHPEIRELFERHQALERELDELVRKAYLTAEEEVRKKQIQKEKLALKDRIYELIKREGG encoded by the coding sequence ATGGACAAGGAACTTGTGAAACAGTATGCGGAAAGGCATCCGGAGATTCGGGAACTTTTTGAGCGGCATCAGGCCTTGGAGCGGGAGCTCGACGAGCTGGTGCGCAAGGCCTACCTCACTGCGGAAGAGGAAGTGCGCAAGAAGCAGATTCAGAAGGAAAAGCTGGCTCTTAAAGACCGGATTTACGAATTAATAAAACGCGAAGGGGGTTAA
- a CDS encoding PqqD family protein gives MEALLKVKSNLGYSLFKIYLLNYILNYLLAMKLSRLAISDEGFVFDPETGNAYTVNETGLLVLKALREGKSPPEIAQALSEKYEISPGAALRDIEEFLEILRRYHLWEGKTDG, from the coding sequence ATGGAAGCTCTCCTTAAAGTGAAAAGTAACTTGGGCTATTCACTATTCAAAATATATCTGCTAAACTACATTTTAAACTACCTTTTAGCCATGAAGCTTTCTCGACTGGCCATAAGCGACGAGGGATTCGTCTTTGACCCTGAGACTGGAAACGCTTACACCGTGAACGAAACCGGACTTCTGGTCCTCAAGGCCTTACGGGAGGGGAAAAGTCCACCGGAGATTGCCCAAGCCCTCAGTGAAAAATATGAAATTTCCCCGGGAGCTGCGCTCAGAGATATAGAGGAGTTTTTGGAGATATTGAGGCGATACCATCTTTGGGAAGGGAAAACCGATGGTTAA
- a CDS encoding transketolase, translating into MRKLNPEVLELSAEERQWFEEAFRRCARRVLLATTLAGSGHPGGSLSTLPSLLMVYALARVNPENPRDPERDRVVISHGHISPGVYSVLAEYGFFPEEPFLLEFRRAGSAFAGHVEQAVPGVEWNTGNLGQGLSAACGMARAAKLKGKAFRVFCLMGDGEQQKGQVIEARRWAVKFGLNNLCVIVDVNGLQIGGDTYQVMPQDLAAEIEATGWNVLEVNGHDFEALYRSLRNFLTGEVPRSDRPTAILARTVMGHGVSFMENDARWHGMPLPPDLCRQALAELGFDPEELDQWQERRKNHPVSFPHQSHDPEPVEIDPGEPLLYGPEVKTDCRSAYGKALLSLAERNNLPGRPPKILGLTCDLEGSVKMTAFRKHSPAAFHESGIQEHHTAAVSGALSREGFLVFFSTFGVFAVDEVYNQLRLNVLNRTALKIVSTHLGADVGEDGPTHQCVDYLGLLLSLKDFEIYLPADPNQTDRIVRFAATRPGNVFVGMGRSKVPVILDEEGRPFFGPDYRFEPGQGDWIRQGEHGTFVTYGTMVSRCLAAREILSQRGLSVGVLNLASVRPFPREDLLRAAEIGPILIAEDHLVETGLGARCAQELALAGKAVRLRLRGWEEYPSSGKPDELFARAGLDPESLAREMEALIRSA; encoded by the coding sequence ATGCGCAAACTGAATCCCGAAGTCCTGGAACTTTCGGCCGAGGAACGGCAATGGTTTGAGGAGGCCTTTCGGCGTTGTGCCCGGCGGGTGTTACTGGCCACCACCCTGGCTGGCTCCGGACACCCGGGAGGCTCCCTTTCGACCCTGCCTTCTCTTCTCATGGTCTATGCCCTGGCCCGGGTGAATCCGGAGAATCCGCGGGATCCGGAGCGCGACCGGGTAGTGATAAGCCACGGGCATATCAGCCCCGGGGTCTACAGTGTGCTGGCCGAATACGGGTTTTTCCCTGAGGAACCCTTTCTTCTGGAATTCCGGCGGGCGGGCTCGGCCTTTGCCGGACACGTGGAGCAAGCCGTTCCCGGAGTGGAATGGAACACCGGAAACCTAGGGCAGGGGCTTTCTGCGGCCTGCGGCATGGCCCGGGCCGCCAAGCTCAAGGGGAAAGCCTTTCGGGTCTTCTGCCTCATGGGCGATGGCGAGCAACAGAAGGGTCAGGTGATTGAAGCCCGACGTTGGGCCGTAAAGTTCGGGCTTAACAATCTCTGTGTGATCGTAGATGTGAACGGTCTCCAGATCGGCGGAGACACCTATCAGGTCATGCCCCAGGATCTGGCCGCGGAGATCGAGGCCACCGGCTGGAATGTGCTCGAGGTCAACGGTCACGATTTCGAGGCCCTCTATCGGTCCCTGCGGAATTTTCTCACGGGGGAGGTCCCCCGGTCGGATCGGCCCACGGCCATCTTGGCCCGCACGGTCATGGGGCACGGGGTCTCCTTCATGGAGAACGACGCCCGCTGGCACGGCATGCCTCTTCCGCCGGACCTCTGTCGTCAAGCCCTGGCAGAACTGGGGTTTGACCCCGAGGAACTGGATCAGTGGCAGGAAAGGCGGAAAAATCACCCGGTCTCCTTTCCTCATCAATCTCACGATCCGGAGCCGGTGGAAATCGATCCCGGAGAACCCCTTCTCTACGGGCCGGAGGTTAAGACCGACTGCCGCTCGGCCTACGGTAAGGCCCTTCTTTCTCTGGCCGAAAGGAACAACCTCCCCGGTCGTCCTCCAAAGATCTTAGGGCTCACCTGTGATCTTGAGGGCTCGGTCAAAATGACCGCCTTCCGGAAACATTCTCCGGCGGCCTTTCACGAATCCGGCATCCAAGAGCATCACACCGCGGCGGTCTCCGGGGCCCTTTCCCGGGAGGGCTTTCTAGTCTTCTTTTCTACCTTCGGGGTCTTCGCCGTGGACGAAGTCTACAACCAGTTGCGTCTTAACGTCCTCAACCGCACGGCCCTCAAGATCGTGAGCACCCATCTGGGAGCGGATGTAGGGGAGGACGGTCCCACCCACCAATGTGTGGATTATCTGGGGCTTCTTTTGAGTCTCAAGGATTTTGAAATCTATCTTCCGGCAGATCCCAACCAAACCGATCGGATCGTCCGTTTCGCGGCTACCCGTCCGGGAAATGTCTTTGTGGGCATGGGGCGTTCCAAGGTTCCGGTGATCCTGGACGAAGAGGGGCGCCCCTTTTTCGGCCCCGATTACCGTTTTGAACCCGGTCAGGGCGACTGGATTCGCCAGGGAGAACACGGGACCTTTGTGACTTACGGGACCATGGTCTCCCGATGTCTGGCCGCCCGGGAGATCCTTTCCCAGAGAGGTCTTTCGGTAGGGGTCCTCAACCTGGCCTCGGTCAGACCCTTCCCGCGCGAAGATCTCTTGCGGGCCGCGGAGATCGGGCCCATCCTAATAGCCGAGGATCACCTGGTGGAGACCGGTCTTGGGGCCCGATGTGCTCAGGAGTTGGCCTTGGCGGGAAAGGCGGTCCGCTTGCGCCTCCGGGGTTGGGAAGAATATCCCTCTTCGGGAAAACCCGATGAACTTTTCGCCCGGGCCGGATTGGACCCGGAAAGCCTAGCCCGAGAAATGGAGGCTTTGATACGGAGCGCGTGA